A DNA window from Cydia splendana chromosome 24, ilCydSple1.2, whole genome shotgun sequence contains the following coding sequences:
- the LOC134802517 gene encoding cytochrome P450 4C1-like, whose product MIWQLLLVALALGAAYYRWSRRRLYKLAAEIPCLPDSYPVIGHTHFFAGSNEDIMQALQHVGRISNDHDGLTSFWVTNRLFVSMTDPKAIEVVSKACLDKDEFLMKYMRTAIGYGSIFAPVNIWHPRRKINAPFFSRKNLNQLVPVFDAKSSIMADLLRAEAGGADFPIWRYITTFTFDTVCETALDTEINTQKCSDHYYLLRAIDECTQMLAKRMLQPWLHPDVIYKRLPLYKRYQYHLQRVYTFLEENIQKRKEKITEYGVKNFKNNNELSHFIDVVIQSSGGLEKGYSVMELREELMVFMIAGTDTSATAVSYTTVLLSRYPDVQDKVYQELHEVFGESDRAVALEDLPKLTYLEAVIKESLRLYPPVPVVVREVHEDTILPSGTTLVDETTVMFNIWGTHRNPAYWGRDAEEFRPERFLQGPLQHPAMFVPFSHSVRNCLGATYAMMSAKTALANLIRRYRLLPPAGVRVADLQRPLPVKFDVMMKAVDNFTLRIEERNQTNIL is encoded by the exons ATGATCTGGCAGCTGTTATTGGTGGCGTTGGCGCTGGGCGCGGCGTACTACCGCTGGTCGCGCAGGCGGCTCTACAAGCTCGCGGCTGAGATACCGTGCTTACCGGACAGCTACCCCGTCATCGGACACACACACTTCTTTGCTGGCAGTAACGAAG atattatGCAAGCGTTACAACACGTCGGTCGAATATCAAATGATCACGATGGCCTTACAAGTTTTTGGGTGACCAATAGGCTGTTTGTTA GTATGACAGACCCTAAGGCTATCGAGGTGGTGTCCAAAGCGTGCCTGGACAAAGATGAATTCCTAATGAAGTATATGCGAACCGCAATAGGCTACGGATCTATATTTGCCCCAG TAAACATTTGGCACCCTCGTCGCAAAATCAACGCGCCCTTCTTCAGCCGGAAGAACCTCAACCAGCTGGTGCCAGTGTTCGACGCGAAGAGTTCCATCATGGCCGACCTGCTGCGGGCCGAGGCGGGGGGAGCCGACTTCCCCATCTGGAGATACATCACCACGTTCACGTTCGATACAGTTTGCG AAACTGCCCTGGACACTGAAATTAATACTCAAAAGTGCTCCGACCATTACTATCTTCTGCGCGCAATAGATGAATGCACGCAAATGTTGGCGAAGCGCATGTTGCAGCCGTGGCTGCACCCTGACGTCATCTACAAGAGGCTACCCCTGTACAAACGGTATCAATACCACTTGCAACGGGTATATACCTTTTTAGAGGAG AATATACAAAAGAGAAAGGAAAAAATTACTGAATATGGAGTTAAGAATTTTA AAAACAACAATGAACTGTCACATTTCATCGACGTGGTAATCCAGTCTTCTGGAGGACTGGAGAAGGGCTACTCGGTCATGGAGCTGCGGGAGGAGCTGATGGTGTTCATGATCGCCGGGACCGACACGTCGGCCACCGCGGTCAGCTACACCACCGTGCTTTTGTCCCGGTACCCGGACGTGCAGGATAAGGTGTACCAGGA ACTACACGAAGTGTTCGGCGAGTCGGACCGCGCCGTGGCCCTGGAGGATCTGCCAAAGCTGACGTATCTGGAGGCCGTCATCAAGGAGAGCCTGCGACTTTACCCCCCGGTGCCGGTAGTGGTGCGAGAGGTCCACGAGGATACAATTCTGC CGTCAGGTACAACGCTGGTGGACGAGACGACGGTGATGTTCAACATCTGGGGTACGCACCGCAACCCCGCGTACTGGGGGCGCGACGCGGAGGAGTTCCGCCCCGAGCGGTTCCTGCAGGGCCCGCTGCAGCACCCCGCCATGTTCGTGCCCTTCAGCCACTCCGTCAGGAACTGCCTCG GTGCAACATACGCAATGATGTCGGCGAAGACGGCGCTGGCGAACCTGATCCGGCGCTACCGGCTGCTGCCGCCGGCCGGCGTGCGCGTCGCCGACCTGCAGCGCCCTCTGCCCGTCAAGTTCGACGTCATGATGAAAGCCGTCGACAATTTCACCCTTAGAATAGAAGAGAGGAACCAAACCAACATTTTATAA